In Bombyx mori chromosome 11, ASM3026992v2, one genomic interval encodes:
- the LOC101739984 gene encoding tyrosine-protein kinase Src64B: protein MGNKCCSRRHDAERPPVYPHKNEPGFTTCPVSFDTRYTGEPNTRQPSRPPVDVVRTTTKCISNGGRRVVKALCEYTARADSDISFHKGDRMEVLNSSEPDWWMVFHLTTRREGLVPVNYVAEESSVECEDWFFPHVSRKEADKLLLAESNPRGTFLVRPAEHNPHGFSLSVKDWEDGRGYHVKHYKIKPLDKGGFYIATNQTFPSLPALVMSYTKNALGLCHVLARPCPKPEPQIWDLGPELRDKWEIPRMEIQLIRKLGQGNFGEVYYGKWRNNIEVAVKTLREGTMSTQAFLQEAAIMKKFRHNKLVALYAVCSQQEPVYIVQEYMSRGSLLEFLRNGEGKFLQFEDLVYIAAQVASGMEYLESKMLIHRDLAARNVLIGENNTAKICDFGLARVIEDNEYCPKQGSRFPVKWTAPEAIIYGKFSIKSDVWSYGILLMELFTYGKIPYPGLHGKDVIDKIEIGYRMPKPIDVYLPDAIYGLMLQCWDAVPEKRPTFEFLNHYFESFTVTSEMPYKEVHD from the exons ATGGGTAACAAGTGTTGCAGCCGCCGACATGACGCCGAGAGACCTCCTG TGTACCCTCACAAGAATGAGCCCGGTTTCACAACGTGCCCCGTGTCTTTTGACACCCGGTACACTGGCGAGCCAAACACCAGGCAGCCGTCGCGACCTCCTGTTGACGTCGTAAGAACGACAACAAAAT GCATATCAAACGGCGGTCGTCGAGTCGTAAAAGCCCTATGCGAGTATACGGCTCGAGCGGACTCCGACATCTCGTTTCACAAGGGCGACCGCATGGAAGTCCTCAACAGCTCGGAGCCGGATTGGTGGATGGTGTTCCATCTGACCACGAGGAGGGAAGGCCTGGTTCCAGTCAATTACGTCGCCGAAGAGAGTTCAGTGGAATGTGAAGA CTGGTTCTTTCCTCACGTGTCGAGGAAGGAGGCCGACAAACTCCTCCTAGCCGAGAGCAACCCCCGCGGTACGTTCTTGGTCCGACCGGCGGAGCACAACCCTCACGGCTTCAGCTTAAGCGTCAAAGATTGGGAAGACGGAAGGGGCTACCACGtgaaacattataaaataaagccGCTCGACAAAGGCGGTTTTTATATCGCCACAAACCAAACCTTCCCGAGCTTACCCGCTCTCGTCATGTCGTATACGA AAAATGCATTAGGGCTGTGTCACGTCCTGGCCCGGCCTTGTCCGAAGCCCGAGCCGCAGATCTGGGACCTCGGGCCCGAACTGCGGGACAAGTGGGAGATACCCAGGATGGAAATACAACTCATTAGGAAGCTCGGTCAAGGAAACTTCGGCGAAGTCTATTACGGGAAATGGAGGAATAATATTGAG GTCGCCGTGAAGACTCTTCGCGAGGGCACAATGTCGACTCAGGCCTTCCTGCAAGAGGCGGCGATCATGAAGAAGTTCCGGCACAACAAGCTGGTCGCCCTGTACGCCGTCTGCTCGCAGCAGGAGCCGGTCTACATCGTCCAGGAGTACATGAGCCGCGGCTCCTTACTGGAGTTCTTGAGGAACGGCGAAGGGAAGTTCCTCCAGTTCGAGGACCTAGTTTACATAGCGGCCCAGGTCGCCTCCGGTATGGAGTATCTCGAATCGAAAATGCTGATTCACAGAGACCTGGCCGCTCGGAACGTGCTCATCGGGGAGAACAATACCGCCAAAATATGCGACTTCGGTCTCGCCAGGGTCATAGAAGACAACGAATACTGCCCCAAGCAAGGCTCTAGGTTCCCAGTCAAATGGACAGCCCCCGAAGCTATAATATACGGGAAGTTCTCCATCAAAAGCGACGTCTGGTCGTACGGCATTCTCTTAATGGAGCTTTTCACATACGGGAAGATTCCGTACCCGGGATTGCACGGCAAGGACGTCATCGACAAAATCGAGATCGGCTACCGGATGCCGAAGCCGATAGACGTGTACCTGCCGGACGCCATATACGGGCTGATGCTGCAGTGCTGGGACGCGGTGCCTGAGAAGCGGCCCACCTTCGAGTTCCTCAATCATTACTTCGAATCGTTTACGGTGACCAGCGAGATGCCGTACAAGGAGGTACACGATTGA
- the slc35b3 gene encoding solute carrier family 35 member B3 (The RefSeq protein has 5 substitutions compared to this genomic sequence), with product MEMSSDKMNSVKETFIRIDDENSRTSKTEINILCFDITNYSQLTQFLCCSIFVFIFYLAYGYFLELIFAKPEVKPVSLYITLVQFMITMLLSYGESWIRNPIKRKVPLKTYAVLAALTLGTMSFSNLALSYLNYPTQLIFKSCKLIPVMMGSIIIMRKRYSFWDYVAAIVMCVGLTMFTLADSSTSPNFDLIGVLVISLALLCDAIIGNVQEKAMKQYQASNNEVVFYSYAIACVYLVCITGFSGILVDGLAYGAETPVEMYRNIFLLSLSGYMGLQAVLTLVRICGATVAVTVTTMRKALSIIISFLLFSKPFVFQYVWSGSLVVLAIYINHYSKKHPHYVPASLSSCWQQIRNYYDSEYRYLKMKTKMYTDTV from the exons ATGGAAACGTCATCagataaaatgaattctgtGAAGGAAACCTTCATAAGGATAGATGATGAGAACAGCAGAACATCAAAAACAGAAATCAATATATTATGCTTTGACATAACAAATTACAGTCAATTAACTCAGTTCCTGTGTTGTTCgatattcgtttttatattctatttagCTTATGGATACTTCTTAGAATTAATATTTGCAAAACCGGAAGTGAAGCCAGTCAGTTTGTATATAACCTTAGTGCAATTTATGATTACTATGTTGTTGAGTTATGGAGAATCATGGATAAGAAATCCTATCAAAAGGAA AGTTCCACTAAAAACGTATGCAGTTTTAGCTGCATTGACATTAGGAACAATGTCATTTTCGAATTTAGCTTTAAGTTATTTGAACTATCCAACTCAATTGATATTCAAGAGCTGTAAACTTATACCAGTTATGATTGGTAGTATTATCATAATGAGAAAACGTTATTCGTTTTTGGATTATGTAGCGGCAATTGTTATGTGTGTAGGACTGACTATGTTTACTCTGG CTGACTCCAGCACATCACCGAATTTCGATTTGATTGGCGTTCTAGTTATATCCTTAGCATTACTATGCGACGCAATAATCGGAAACGTACAAGAGAAAGCAATGAAACAGTACCAAGCTTCAAATAACGAAGTTGTTTTCTATTCATATGCGATTGCATGTGTTTACCTTGTCTGTATTACTGGATTCAGTGGTATACTAGTTGACGGATTTGCTTATTGTGCTGag ACACCAGTTGAAATGTACCGGAACATATTTCTTCTAAGTCTGAGCGGCTATATGGGTCTGCAAGCGGTGTTGACGCTGGTGAGGATATGCGGTGCGACGGTCGCCGTTACCGTCACCACGATGAGGAAAGCTCTCTCGATAATCATATCGTTCTTGTTGTTCAGCAAGCCTTTTGTCTTCCA GTACGTTTGGTCGGGATCTTTGGTGGTTTTAGCCATTTACATAAATCACTACAGTAAAAAGCATCCCCACTACGTACCGGCCTCACTGTCTAGTTGCTGGCAACAAATAAGGAACTATTACGATTCAGAATACAGATATCTTAAGATGAAAACTAAAATGTACACCGATACGgtgtaa
- the slc35b3 gene encoding solute carrier family 35 member B3 isoform X1, whose amino-acid sequence METSSDKMNSVKETFIRIDDENSRTSKTEINILCFDITNYSQLTQFLCCSIFVFIFYLAYGYFLELIFAKPEVKPVSLYITLVQFMITMLLSYGESWIRNPIKRKVPLKTYAVLAALTLGTMSFSNLALSYLNYPTQLIFKSCKLIPVMIGSIIIMRKRYSFLDYVAAIVMCVGLTMFTLADSSTSPNFDLIGVLVISLALLCDAIIGNVQEKAMKQYQASNNEVVFYSYAIACVYLVCITGFSGILVDGFAYCAETPVEMYRNIFLLSLSGYMGLQAVLTLVRICGATVAVTVTTMRKALSIIISFLLFSKPFVFQYVWSGSLVVLAIYINHYSKKHPHYVPASLSSCWQQIRNYYDSEYRYLKMKTKMYTDTV is encoded by the exons ATGGAAACGTCATCagataaaatgaattctgtGAAGGAAACCTTCATAAGGATAGATGATGAGAACAGCAGAACATCAAAAACAGAAATCAATATATTATGCTTTGACATAACAAATTACAGTCAATTAACTCAGTTCCTGTGTTGTTCgatattcgtttttatattctatttagCTTATGGATACTTCTTAGAATTAATATTTGCAAAACCGGAAGTGAAGCCAGTCAGTTTGTATATAACCTTAGTGCAATTTATGATTACTATGTTGTTGAGTTATGGAGAATCATGGATAAGAAATCCTATCAAAAGGAA AGTTCCACTAAAAACGTATGCAGTTTTAGCTGCATTGACATTAGGAACAATGTCATTTTCGAATTTAGCTTTAAGTTATTTGAACTATCCAACTCAATTGATATTCAAGAGCTGTAAACTTATACCAGTTATGATTGGTAGTATTATCATAATGAGAAAACGTTATTCGTTTTTGGATTATGTAGCGGCAATTGTTATGTGTGTAGGACTGACTATGTTTACTCTGG CTGACTCCAGCACATCACCGAATTTCGATTTGATTGGCGTTCTAGTTATATCCTTAGCATTACTATGCGACGCAATAATCGGAAACGTACAAGAGAAAGCAATGAAACAGTACCAAGCTTCAAATAACGAAGTTGTTTTCTATTCATATGCGATTGCATGTGTTTACCTTGTCTGTATTACTGGATTCAGTGGTATACTAGTTGACGGATTTGCTTATTGTGCTGag ACACCAGTTGAAATGTACCGGAACATATTTCTTCTAAGTCTGAGCGGCTATATGGGTCTGCAAGCGGTGTTGACGCTGGTGAGGATATGCGGTGCGACGGTCGCCGTTACCGTCACCACGATGAGGAAAGCTCTCTCGATAATCATATCGTTCTTGTTGTTCAGCAAGCCTTTTGTCTTCCA GTACGTTTGGTCGGGATCTTTGGTGGTTTTAGCCATTTACATAAATCACTACAGTAAAAAGCATCCCCACTACGTACCGGCCTCACTGTCTAGTTGCTGGCAACAAATAAGGAACTATTACGATTCAGAATACAGATATCTTAAGATGAAAACTAAAATGTACACCGATACGgtgtaa